A genomic segment from Methanobrevibacter sp. TMH8 encodes:
- a CDS encoding DUF3892 domain-containing protein, translated as MGKWADYCISAVRYNNKNTHIEYVEVRKDNGETIGSSETWKRADVLNKLNTGKTFCTIIFKENKWYEGADVIKVTIRGKEYIKTVNDGTEEDNLGKLPRF; from the coding sequence ATGGGAAAATGGGCAGATTATTGCATTTCAGCTGTAAGATATAATAATAAAAATACACATATTGAATATGTTGAAGTTAGAAAAGATAATGGAGAAACAATTGGAAGTTCAGAAACTTGGAAAAGAGCTGATGTATTGAACAAACTAAATACTGGAAAAACTTTCTGTACAATTATATTTAAAGAAAATAAATGGTATGAAGGAGCAGATGTGATAAAAGTTACTATTCGTGGAAAAGAATACATAAAAACTGTGAATGATGGGACAGAAGAAGATAATTTGGGAAAATTACCTAGATTCTAA